The sequence GAGTTGCCAAGCATACCTATAGGTTCGCGGATACCCTGCTCGTTGTCGATGATGTAATCCTGCGGAATTACATCAATGATCTCTTCACCCGGGTTCATGTTTAGGTTGAACATACTTTGCCACAATGTATCAATGTCTCCCTGGCTGATCTCAACATCACTTTTCTGACGAATAAGCCCTCCCCGGTGTTGCAGGCTTTTTATGTGCTGTCCGGCGATTCCGACATTCACATATCTGATCTCAACTTCTGATGTGGCCTCGGCCTCCTGCACCGCCCTGCGGATGGATTCCACGGTTAGTTCAATGTTTGAGACCATCCCGCGTTTCACACCGATGGATTCGGTGCGTCCATATCCCAGGATTTCTATTTTGCCATATTCCGAACGTCTTCCAACGATGGCGGCTATTTTGGTTGTTCCAATGTCGAGTCCGACTACGATGTTTGATGTATTCATTGTATTGTATTTTTACAAACCACCTGATCTTTATATTTCAAATCAATCACATTATAATGCTCTGTTGTGTCTAGTTTAGGCATTCCAGCCTGGTAGTAGGCAAGTAGGTTTTCGAGTTTGTGATCCAAATCACTCACATTTCCAATCAGGATGATATGGTCACCGGTGGATGGAACCAATTCGATTTCTTCAAGCTGATTGACAAATATCTGTTCGATGCTGTGCCTGAATACAGAATGTGCAGCGAGCTTTCCAGCCAGGTATTGAATTTGTGGTAAGATGGATTTGGCTTGTATCGGGTTGTTCAGCCCTTTGTATCTCAGTTTGGCGCCGGGGTCAGGTATATCAGGAATATAGCCGTTGGCAACCAATATTTTTGGGATGAAGGTCTTGCTTATTGGCATCACTTCGCCCTCTGTACCCAAGTAAAAATTGTCCCCCTTTTGATTTACTACCCTCACCAGTGCTTCACTTCGGCTCAACTCCACTTTAATTTGTCCGGTAAGTGATTTTATTACCTCTGCTTCGCGGATGTATGGGTTGTTGTTCAGTGTTTCTGCAATCTTTCCGGTGTTGATGCTGTCGAGGTAGCGGCCCTCCAAAGGATTATAAAGCTGCTGGATAATTTTCAGAATATCCTGTTCATTAATAAATTCCTGTTGATTGTTGTCCTCCAGGATGATAACAGCGCCGGTACAGGTCACTTTTTTCTGCTCTGCCACCGCAAAGCCGAAAATAACCATAATTCCGGCAAAAATGACAATCCAAACGGTGATGATTAATATTTTTTTCATGGCAATTCTTGTTTTGAGGTTTTACGATTAATCATTTCGAGCATCGGCTCCACAAGGGTATCAATGTCGCCGGCGCCGATGGTCAGTACCACCTCAAAATCGTGATGCAACAAATAGTAGGGAACTTGTTCCTTCTGCATCAGACTTTTGTGATGATGACCTATTTTATTGAAAATCATGGTTGAACTCACTCCCTCGATGGGTTTTTCGCGTGCGGGGTAAATGTCGGTAAGGATGACTTCATCCAACTGACTGAGACTATCGGCAAAACCATCAGCAAAATCGCGGGTCCTGCTATAGAGATGTGGCTGGAAGATGCCGGTGATTTTTTTAAATGGAAAAACAGATTTTACCGACCGGATCAACGCATTAATCTCCTCGGGGTGATGGGCATAATCGTCAATGTAAACGATCATCCCGTTGTTAAACTGCAGGTCGAAACGTCTTCGAACACCTTCGAAAGTTGTCAGCCCGCTTCTGATTTCTGCTTCGCTGAGCCCGGCCTGCAGAGCTAAAAATGAAGCAGCCACCGCATTTTCGATGTTGACAATGCCGGTTGGTTTCATCGTAAGTTCGTCAATCGTTCCGTCAGGGGTAACCAGGTCAAATTGCATTTTGTGTTCATCCACCTCGATGTGTCGGGCGTAAATGTCGGCGTTCAGATCGTCAAACGAGTAACTATATATTCTTTCTACCGGAATTTTAGACAGATTCAAAGGCAAACCAATTTTTACCAGCAGTATTCCTTCAGGATCAATCTGCCCGGCAAAATCATCGTAGGCTCTGACTAATTCATTTGCAGTGCCGTAAATGTCCAAATGATCGGCATCTACGGCAGTGATGACCGCCATGTAAGGCTTCAAATTTAAAAATGAACGGTCGAACTCATCGGCCTCAGTAACCATTAACTCAGAAGTTCTTGAGAAAAGAAAATTGGTTTTGTAGTTCTTTGAAATACCGCCAAGCAGTGCGGTACAACCAACAACCGACTGATTGAGCAGGTGGGCTATTGCCGTCGATGTAGAGGTTTTCCCGTGTGTACCCGATACTGCAATTGTTTTATACCGGCTTGCAATTTCACCCAGAATTTCAGCGCGTTTGCTGATTTTAAAACCTTTTTCGGTAAAATAGCGCAGGATTTGATTGTCAGCTTTTATGGCTGGTGTGAAAATAATAAGTGCTGTGTCGGGATTTTTAAAAATCGGATCAATAGCACCGGGAGTATCACTGTAAATCACAGGTATTCCTTCTTGTTCGAGCTCAGAAGTAAGATGGGTACGAGTCCGGTCGTAACCGGAAACAGGGATTCCGCTATGATGGAAATACCTGGCCAGTGCGCTCATCCCGATGCCGCCGATACCAATCATGAAAATATGTGAATACCTGGTATAGTCCATTTTAAACTTTTATCAATTTAATTATTTCATCAGCAATTTTTTGTGCTGAACCTGGTACTGCGAATTTTATGATGTTCGAGGCCAACAGGTTACGCTTGTTCTGATCATTTACCAAATCCAATACAATGTTACCCAGTTGCTCACGGGCATTCTTATCTTCCAGTAAAATTGCAGCATCTTTATCAGCCAAAGCTTTCGCATTTTTAGCCTGGTGATTCTCTGCCGCAGTAGGTAACGGGATAAGAATACAAGGCATCGCAACAGCACTCAGCTCCGAAATGGCTATGGCTCCTGCACGTGAGATCACAAGATCGGCAGAAGCATAAGCCAAATCCATTCGCGTGATGAACTCGTGAATGTGAAAATATTTCCGGAAATCTTCAGGAATTCTTGCATTGATGGCTGTTTTGGCGCTTTCCAAATAAAGTTTACCTGTTTGCCAGATGACCTGAAGGCCTTCATTTGCGAGCATTTCAAGGTTTTCGGCAACACTTTCATTGATTGAGCGCGCACCCTGGCTGCCTCCAACAATCATGATTACCGGTTTCCCCATTTCGAGGTTAAAGTATCCGAAAGCCTCATCCTTTTTACCTTTGATGTCTATCACGCTTTCTCTGACCGGGTTTCCGGTTTTAATGATCTTCTCCGCCGGGAACCAGCGCTCAAGCCCGTCATAAGCCACGCAGATCTTGTCGGCATGTTTGGCCAGCAGCTTGTTGGTAATACCCGGAAATGAATTTTGTTCCTGAATTACAACCGGAATGTGCCGGTTAGCCGCCACTTTAAGGGTTGGTCCACTGGCAAATCCACCCACACCTACAACCACGCTGGGTTTGAATTTCCGGATGATCCGCCCCGCTTTCATCATGCTCGATATCACTTTGAACGGAAAAGACAGGTTTTTCAATGACAAGCTGCGCTGAAACCCACTGATCCAGAGACCTTCGATAGGATAACCGGCCTGTGGCACTTTTTCCATTTCCATTTTACCTAAGGCTCCAACAAATAAAATATCACAACCGGGGATATTTTTCTTCAGGGCATCGGCGATGGCGATGGCCGGAAAAATGTGTCCGCCCGTTCCTCCTCCGGAGATTAATATTTTTATCTTAGGCTGTGGCATGGATTAAATGTTCAGTTTCGGGTTCATCTTCAATATCTATTGACCGGCTCACGCTAAGAATGATTCCTATGCCGATGCAGGAAAACCAGAATGAGGTGCCTCCCATCGACAGAAATGGAAGCGGTTGACCGGTGATTGGCATCAAATTTACAGCAACAGCCATGTTGAGCAAGGCCTGTGTCACCATCATCAGGCTGATGCCTACTACCAGAAAACTTCCAAACCTGGCCTTGCACTTTCGGGCAATTTTTATTGACCTGAAGAGAAGTATCATAAATAGCATGACCACCGTCACACCTCCAATCAACCCATACTCTTCGACGATAATAGCGTAAACATAATCATTAAAAGCCAAAGGCAGAAAGTTGCGCTGAGTGCTTTTACCCGGCATTTTACCCAGCAGACCGCCTTGTGCAACAGCTATTTTTGAATGCAGCACCTGGGGGTTGATTTCTTCAGTGGTATCCTCGCCTCCTGCAAAGGATAGCAGGCGGTTCCCCCATGTAGGAGCCCTGGGCAAAAATCTGAATTCAGTCGAGGGGGATACTTTTGGAATCAGGAAATCAATCATCAAAATCATCAAAAAGCCTGCGATCACAACGCCAACTAATTTGAGAAGATACGCCAATTTAGCTTTCCCAATATAGAGAAAAACCATGCTGACCATAAAAATCATTGCTGATGTTGAAAAATTGGACCGGACGATAAAGCCTGTAACAAGAAGGATTGGCAGGCCAATTTTTAAAAAGAATTCCTTGATCTGCATTTCCCTGAGATCGCTTTTTGCCAGGAACCGTGCTATGTAGAGGATCAATGCCAGTTTTGCCAGATCGAATGGTTGTAATGACAGGCTGCCTATGCCGGGAAGGTTGACTTTAAGCGTTCGGGTGGCAGAATTTAGTTCGGAACCGATAAAAAAAGTTGCAATAAGCAGTGGTATCGATATGGCAAGCATGATCTGCCCAATGCGTGAGTAGTAGGTAAAACGGACATGGTGGGTGATAAAAAGCAGGCCAAGTCCTAAGATCATGATGATTACCTGTTTGAACAGGTAAACCTCCGTCAGTGTTTTTTTCTGGTAGGCCAACGCCTCGGTGGAGCTATAAATGACCAACAATGAGGCAATCGAGAATATGATTGCTATCATCCAGATCACTTTATCTCCTTTCACTGCAAATCTGTTCATGGTTTAAGGGATTTAGAGATTTATAACTGATTTTTTAAATTGGTTTCCACGGTCTTCATAGTTTTTAAAACGATCGAAACTGGCACAAGCCGGTGAAAGGAGCACGGTGTCACCTTTTGTTCCCAGTTTATAAGCCATCTGAACTGCTTCTTCCATTGACGTTACTTCGATGCAAACGCCGGTCAGTTTTGCCAAAGCCCGGATGATCTTTTCATTGTTAACACCAATGCAAATAATGGCTTTTACTTTTTCAGCGATCATGTCGGCCAGCACACCATAGTCGTTTCCCTTATCCTGCCCGCCTGCAATCCAGATCACCGGTTTACTGGCATTTTCGAGCGCCCACCAGGTAGAGTTAATGTTGGTAGCTTTGGAGTCGTTGATAAAATCAATCCCCCTGATGGTTGCCACAAACTCAAGCCGATGCTCCACACCCTGAAAATCGGAAAGGCTTTGCCTGATGGATTCCTTGCGAAGATCCAGAACACGGG is a genomic window of Bacteroidales bacterium containing:
- a CDS encoding FtsW/RodA/SpoVE family cell cycle protein; protein product: MNRFAVKGDKVIWMIAIIFSIASLLVIYSSTEALAYQKKTLTEVYLFKQVIIMILGLGLLFITHHVRFTYYSRIGQIMLAISIPLLIATFFIGSELNSATRTLKVNLPGIGSLSLQPFDLAKLALILYIARFLAKSDLREMQIKEFFLKIGLPILLVTGFIVRSNFSTSAMIFMVSMVFLYIGKAKLAYLLKLVGVVIAGFLMILMIDFLIPKVSPSTEFRFLPRAPTWGNRLLSFAGGEDTTEEINPQVLHSKIAVAQGGLLGKMPGKSTQRNFLPLAFNDYVYAIIVEEYGLIGGVTVVMLFMILLFRSIKIARKCKARFGSFLVVGISLMMVTQALLNMAVAVNLMPITGQPLPFLSMGGTSFWFSCIGIGIILSVSRSIDIEDEPETEHLIHATA
- the murG gene encoding undecaprenyldiphospho-muramoylpentapeptide beta-N-acetylglucosaminyltransferase, whose protein sequence is MPQPKIKILISGGGTGGHIFPAIAIADALKKNIPGCDILFVGALGKMEMEKVPQAGYPIEGLWISGFQRSLSLKNLSFPFKVISSMMKAGRIIRKFKPSVVVGVGGFASGPTLKVAANRHIPVVIQEQNSFPGITNKLLAKHADKICVAYDGLERWFPAEKIIKTGNPVRESVIDIKGKKDEAFGYFNLEMGKPVIMIVGGSQGARSINESVAENLEMLANEGLQVIWQTGKLYLESAKTAINARIPEDFRKYFHIHEFITRMDLAYASADLVISRAGAIAISELSAVAMPCILIPLPTAAENHQAKNAKALADKDAAILLEDKNAREQLGNIVLDLVNDQNKRNLLASNIIKFAVPGSAQKIADEIIKLIKV
- a CDS encoding UDP-N-acetylmuramate--L-alanine ligase, translating into MDYTRYSHIFMIGIGGIGMSALARYFHHSGIPVSGYDRTRTHLTSELEQEGIPVIYSDTPGAIDPIFKNPDTALIIFTPAIKADNQILRYFTEKGFKISKRAEILGEIASRYKTIAVSGTHGKTSTSTAIAHLLNQSVVGCTALLGGISKNYKTNFLFSRTSELMVTEADEFDRSFLNLKPYMAVITAVDADHLDIYGTANELVRAYDDFAGQIDPEGILLVKIGLPLNLSKIPVERIYSYSFDDLNADIYARHIEVDEHKMQFDLVTPDGTIDELTMKPTGIVNIENAVAASFLALQAGLSEAEIRSGLTTFEGVRRRFDLQFNNGMIVYIDDYAHHPEEINALIRSVKSVFPFKKITGIFQPHLYSRTRDFADGFADSLSQLDEVILTDIYPAREKPIEGVSSTMIFNKIGHHHKSLMQKEQVPYYLLHHDFEVVLTIGAGDIDTLVEPMLEMINRKTSKQELP